The Poecile atricapillus isolate bPoeAtr1 chromosome 36, bPoeAtr1.hap1, whole genome shotgun sequence sequence tgctcccagagcctgaccccagcatccctgggcatgtggggctACCCCAGTGGCACAcggggtgacctgctgccctctcgccagcacctgggacttgtGTACAAACCCAGGGTTTGAAAAGAAGGCACTGGTGCTGGAAGACGGCAacagaaaccctggcaaggcctgaccatgacacacaaaggaaaaacccactcacagtgctggggaaaaaccatacccacatcctccctgctggcattgcccaaaaaatattatgaaccTAGGCAAAGCAGGGAAGAACAGCAGGCCAAGCCCATTCTCACCTGCACAccaaaccagctggtgcacaggtcCTGGCTCCCCCTCTCTGCTACCCCCACCCACAGGggattttgtcaggctggctgccccagccccagccccagtcctgggagaatccctgctgccacacccTGGGTGGGCCATGAGAtgttgggccaggagatgcCAGGACTGGGAGCCTACCCCTGggtgggctcacctgcaaattgtgtgtaggctgtgtcctgcaggtaggtgccacagccaAAGTCAATCAATTTTGCCTCGCCGGTGTCCAGATCAACCAGGATGTTCTCCGGTTTGATGTCTCTGTGaaggaccccgcagctggtgcagtgccgcacggcCTCCAGCACCTGCCGGAAAagctcccgcgcctcttcctcggacaggaaTATCCGTGCCCGAATGAAACGCTGCAGGTCCTCACACCGCTCtgggcgctccagcaccattACGATGTGCTTGGGGAGCTCAAACCATTCCAGCATTTGCACCACACCGGagaagcctgtggacaccttgtccagcagcactatctccaatggtgcgctggtgccgtcgggctgcaggaggagcacggtgccgtcagtggggctgagaacgtgccagggctcggggagccctcagccagcccgggatgctctgcaCGCCCCGATGGCCCCACGCCCGCTCTCCCCGCAGGGCTCCCGGCGACTCCCACCCTGCCGGAccccggctcatccccgcccggcacgccccggcttctgccgctggccccgctcactcaccagctcgccccagtcCCGGATgcggttccgtggcacctttttgatggccacctgcaAGCCAAAGGGAGCAGTGGATTCAGCTCGCCGCCTAccgtgtccagccccatcctactcctccgCCCCCTTCGCCTTCtccgccccctcctcctcctccgcccgccgctggcCCCTCTGCTCACCGGGGCGCCATCCGAGAGCCGAGTGGCCGAGAAAACCCTGCCGAATCCGCCGCGCCCCAGCAGCGAGCCGATCCTgtagcgctgctgcagggcctcctgcgccttccctggggaagagacgcggCGGTCAGAGCTCGGCCaggggccaggaacggcccccgagcgctccccgacctccccgggccgaGCATCCGCAGGCGTCTGCTCCTTGCaacgcgacagcggcggctcggggccagcggccgcgctgccgagcggcggagctcgggccggggaagccgcagcggaggcggcggcaacGGCTGCACCGCCTGTGTTctccgcgggccccgggaggagccggggcaagggccggggccagggccggggcagggctcggagcaggcggagccaaagggcgGTGAtaccgccccagccccaggcactgaGGCCCGCCCAGAAGCGCCAGCGCCAGCTCGGCCGGAGCCGGGCTAAGGCGAGAGAGAGGCGGGACGCCCGGGGCCGGCGCCGGCgccgcggccggggccggggccaggggCGGGCTGGGGGCATGTCCCGGGCGGgcaaggggagagggaaactgggagaggagggggacacAGAGAAAGGGAGATCGGGAGTGGGTGAGGGACCGAGGGAGAGAGGGTGGAacagagggatggggagaggagaagatACAGAGGAGAGATAAAGTCGTTTCTTTCGCTGCTttctctttgtgctgctgctgctgccgctgctgctgctgccgctgcaactgaagcaccggggCCGTTTGTCCCCGGGgccgtttgtccgttgcccgctcggccccgccccgagccccgcgctccccgggcatcccctgagcctggccaaacacgggaactttgccgtgttgagccaagagccagagtcttgattcctgcacaggggcacagcaatgcccttggctgctgctgtggcttgtccctgctgagcatcaaacactgtctgagcacattccctgaatgcagaatttgtacctgacCCAAGCACTGCgcttgtgtctccagcattgctttccaagaagaacaggggaaggcaaactgggtgtagctcatggtattttacagtgtctaaaacttgtcaagtctcagatcttagaggtgagatccatttggaatgaatgggatggagaaacagtgcacgatggaaaagggaaacataaaactaaatagagaaaaattgagaaaaacaTACTGGTCAttccttttggttttattttaatttctttaaaaagctgtttcaattttcccagaatcttctccacagtcctgtctgttctttccaaaacctgtcctggagaacgacatgcagctcctgtcacaagatgtgcccccagctgcagcttctcttggctttccacactgtgtgtgcagcacaactcttgcagcaaagcaggacaaatatttgaagaacttgacaacttgttctgGCTTTTCTTTGTGGactggggagttgtgccattggtaaggttttcaTTGTTACTCTTCTACCCTAAGGAAACATGATGAGCTGCCAGGAATTGTTAGGGAATACAAGCCTGgttgaatgtggagaaagaatctccagagcctgcagccagcagtggagacCTCATCATTCCAATAGCgccatggacatcttgaaagtgatctggaacatgaaaatgggctgacagagggagtttgtttGTGTGTTCAGTTGAGATGATTCTACATCTCTTGCActggtagaaatcaagagcaccATCAGTGGATGATAAGCACCAGATCATGATAAGCTGGACCTCTCAGTAAATGAAAGAAGgtcaaaaggagaaatgcagggaatgacttggtgaagTTTGTGTgtaaaaaaggttattttttcctaataattcccaattcattccctttgcttttgtcctttttagCAAGGCTATTTGCATGGCAGAATCCCCAGGAAATGAGAACCTGGAGCTTGTGGAAGTGCCTGAAAGGTGCCCTGTTCCTCTGCAGGGACACTCAGGCTGAAACAGGAGCCTGAGGCCTCTCTTGGGAAGCCTCCTCGGAGCTGGAATTTGTGCCAtgccaggagaggaggagggggaggacgatgggagctgtgtgtgaggagcaggaggtttGGGCCCCAGGACATTCCGTCTGTGCCGCTGCCCCGCAATGGGCGGCCGTGcccggggctctgggcctgccccGCGTGCGCTGAGCTCCCGACACTGCGGGAGCTGCCCGGGCTGGGCTCAGGTTCCCACTGGGACtgggcagcaggctgggctccagctgggatcagcagcagctggaaataccTCTGGGCATCTCCACttcatgctgctgctcagaggaaACAATGAAGCGACAAgttctggttttcctttctcctggtggattttttcattttatttgccactgcagaggcaatttgtgtgatggcctctgtcagttgattctatttcagcagcaggaacaacAGGGCTGTGCTTAAGCACTGCAAATGTCCGCTGTGTGGCTTTCATTCCCCTCGACTTAGTGCTCAGGGCCTTGGGAGCATTCTGATCTCTACTGATCATGatgcctgaaacaaaaatcctgagcTCCCCATCACAAGAGGACTCTGGGTAGCACTGATTGAAAGAGGCAATTGCAGTTGTACTGCTAAAATTCAGGTGGCAAGCAGAAGAGGGACAAGAGCAGACGAGATCTACAATGTCCAAGGCCAAGGCACCAAGAgcctcctgctgtcacctcagggtgagtaaaacagagctgaaaacagCGCTGGAACCcgatcctttcttcctctgagggctggctcagggcagcagaggcgGGCCCTGAGGAAGCCTGagggctgtttgtgggggaTTGTTGCTGTAGTCCAGAATTGCCCTGGAAAAAGCCCTGGGAAGccgaggcaggagcaggtgggaagggccggcgctgctgctgctcctggccgggagccccggccgggccgggccggcgcccgctgcgctgcggctgctgctgctgccagagccgggcgggactcggggacagggaatggacacggggggacagcaaaggccttgggggctgcagggatggtggtgctcgggccagcgccagcacagagcttcagCCCGCAATGAACCCCGAGGGAAACGCTGGGGAAAGGCTCCATTCagcctttctttactcggcgcTGTGAAGGGACggaaataaaaggagaacaaGCAGGGCCCGACCCCTTCTCCTTTGGGAGGAGCCCCGCgcctggggctgtgaggggctgtgaggggaaatgaagggctgtgaggggctaTGAGAGGTTCTACAGGGCCATGAGAAGTTCCATggagctgtgaggggctgtgaggggccatgaggagcctcagccctggcaggagggggtcccaccatgtccccagggcagggcagccgtgaggggctgtgagtgcaGACGTGGCAGCAGAGCGGGCTTGGGGCACCTCTGGGAGGGgatgagacccttccccagctccaaacCACACCGAACCTACCATTAACAGGATTTTCTGTCTTTAGAAACCACTGGCAACTTGGAGTTGACTGTACAGTTTAATTCTGGTGGCAAAAGCTAGGGAATATTCCCAGGGAGTGACATCCCGCCATTGTTATTAGAGTCTGAGATTTAAAAGTCTTGACAGTGAGAAGTAAtactaataaataataagaagtacaagaacaagaaataaagccccaaacccaacaaacagCTCAGAAACCTGCTGTTGTTTGTAGTAAAAGGTTAGTaccaaagaaataaatgaaagagattTCATTTGTAATTCAGATATGTTTCATCTTTTTCCAAGGTTCTGGTCCCCTTCCTCCAGGGTCATTTCCTTTACTCACCCACTTTCTCATAGTTAGAAGGGCGTTAAGCATACCAGAAAAGGCAAAAGCTCCTGTTTCAAAGGGAAGCAGACACTGCTCCAGGGAACCTGAATTGCCCCCAGGCACGTGTGTGCACTTGAAGGGTGAGCAGGTGTTGGGGACAGAGATCTCAAACCCCTTCTAAGGCTGTGAGAAACCCACAAGTGGCAAAGTATCATTGAGGGTCAACTCATGCTGAAATTCCATTCCCCGACACCCTCCAaatgggcaggcagggctgggctctggcagggttCAGTTTTGAGTGCCTTGTGTTCCATGGCATGGAAGTGATCCTATCTACTCTTGTACTGATGGATTGTGATATGGCTGCTGAAGGAAGAGAGGGAATCTCAGGAGACAGGAAAGactcttcttctcctttctccctgcagaaccccctccccaaagAGAAATGCCTGTGCTGGGTTTCCATGGCAccccttccctcagcccagTGTCTGACCCActgtgtgctctgcaggagccaaagCCAGAGCAGTCCCAATATCAGTCACCACATGGTCcccacacagcaggagaaagcactgcttgcagtggggctgctgatCTGTGACCCATCCTGGTTCCATCCACCCCACTCCTCTCAGCCACAGACACCAGAAGGATCCCAGGAAAGCCACAGTGCTCTACCAGATGCCAGGagcactccctgctgtggcctcaGGGATGCTGGGTGACCTCGTTGATGAGCATCTCTGGCTGGTGATGGAATGTGTGGATGGAGGCCCTTGACAGGAGGTTGTTTGAGACTCGTGTGGGGCTGAAGGAGAGATGGCAGCTGTCAGTCGGGAGGGCAGGGACCCCACTTGTGAGTCCATTGCCTTGGACACCCTCAGCCACAGGATGTCCAAGAAGTCACACAAGGCTTTGGCActctcagccttcttttccCCAAGTTTCTTCTTTCTGTACATTTACAGCAGAGaaccttgtttgtttttagaacTAGAAAAAAGATCTCAGAGGGAACAGCCTTGCTGGTTTTAGTCAGAAGCATCAGTGAACAAAAgttgtgtttccttttctttggtCGCATCTTTGTTCCTTCTGAGTGTTCAGGCTGGGTTGTGGGGTGTcctcatttgctgcattttctgagttcctcttggatcctgtcgtggttttaagctagtaacaaaaacttacttattttttgctagagatatggattaaaataagagcaaaacaggtttaaaacttaaaaggaataaagacagtttattaacaaactactagaataagaataccaaaataaactttcagagaacccttttacttttcactacttgatcatttctttgtacacataacaacatagagacaaaaaaagttttacaattttggtggtcaaaaacagtctcaattttagagtcttttcatcagtccccgtagagaaacagaagtctctttctgctaatccatggagtttctagagtccactcctcccatctcacaccactctgaggtgtgcaatgggtcaaattgaatctagggatgctatttttaaggaaaagtgATTCAAAAGtagaaatctttttcagttgtctctgtgagccctcttggaaaacagccatctccctggctcttttaaggctttaaaatcttcacttcactcgcaagttccagcaactcacaggatcataatcatctttcttttctttaaagtccacactttgaatactctattcctcccatactctagccatgaattaaaggagtctttaaactactgtccatctccatagctgtaacagaaagacttttcagcaacaagcatcttctttttctctctttcttatttaaacttaactcttttcttcactgtctttggtaggtttatgatgtcttacatgttaattgtctatctttctctgtctgttctaagaaaaaggagtaatctgttgtttatctaggtaataaaggagttaaaagaagaaagctacaaaagttcatagtgtccggtttcagtctagcaacagaccttgaaaactaaacaaaactgctaaactgcttttctctccttcccccccctccctgcggccttgtcccgggcctgggaggggggaggaaaagccaagacggagcttgttacctctccaaagccggaaacaaaaagagaacgagacagctctgagtgtacttcttaagggagtgtttacaagttgaattcactttttaatggtcagatctgctgtcaattcttgaaacgactgataattggtcaagaagaaaaactcccatcagtcaccagtagcttcaacttcctctttttttttcactcggtTTTAAAAGTGAAGTTAACCCATGATAGATCCTTTGGAGGGGAATAGGTTGTGCCCTCTGAGGATCCTTTGTGCTCCTTGGTGACCCAGGAGAACCTtccaggaggtttttgggggagctgctgctgtgatgtcacaggaacGTTGCCGTGTCCTTGTGGTGTTCCCattgctgtggggcacagaggccTCAGTGTCAGAGCGGCTCTGGGTGCCTGCTCATTGCCTGAGGATCCTCCTGCCTGaggcattctcagcagccagcccagcccctgacgggtgtccttctgtcctggcagggggacagacagtctgcagacatgtgcagcacagccaaaatgaTCCAGCAAGTGGTTGCTGCAGTTTGCACTCTGGACTCTGTGGCTTCTTATGGGTTTTTTGTAACCCACTCGGCCCCTAAGTCGAGGATTTCCCCAGGTGCACCATATGTGCCTTTGGGATTGCTGTGGGCTTTCCATTCTTCCTTTGGAATGGAggtgattttgaaagaaaattgccaTTAAGATGCCATTTGTTTGGGAGAGCTCCTGTCAACAGCTTCctaaagaatggtttgtctcTAGCCAGCAGGGTGTGCACAGCATTTGGAATGGAGCCTGGGGGGGTTCTGTTCCCCAAGAGGAGAGTCTGTGGCAGTGGACCCTGGCACTCCCTCCATTTGCTGGTCCAGccaaaaactggacacagcctAATATTTTGTGTTGTTCTCCTGCCTGCTGTGTGATCCAAAAGgactgtggctccaggagggaagttgtgaaaggaaaatgctctcTCTTGGCATTGACTTGTTGTGTGGGAgtttccagcacaggcagctttttctcctaacagTGTCTGATTCAGGTGAAGGTCACCTCACACATGGATACTGCGAAGCTCCTTCTTCAGTGAGTGGGAAAGGAACCTGTGGTGTTCAGagatcccagttgctcccttTCAACACCAATATGAGCCCAGTAAGCTCCAGTATGATCCTTGTCACATGCCAGCAGTCCCAGGATGGTCCCAGTTGCCTCTGGCTAGATCaacccagtcagtcccagtatgATGCCGTTTTCCTCCACCGtactcccagttgctcccagtcaccccCAGTATGGGAGATGATGTGCAAGGTATGTTGTCAGTCACCCTCAGATACTCCCAGTATGagtccagtcactcccagtataatccaaagatggatggatgggaagCCTGATGGAATCATGGAGACACTCTAGGGCTCCATGGAACCAAAGGACTTTGTGACACCAAGGGGTCCCATGGAACCAAAGGAACGTTGTGACCCTGGGAGgcctcatggaatcatggagaccattgtgacactcaAGGGCCTCATGGAACCGTGGTGACACCGAGTTGGCTgggagtgttgatgtgctgcagggtaggagggctctgcacagggacctggacaggctggatccaggggccaaacccaacaaggtgaggtttaacaagttCAAGTGCTGGGTGCTGCACTTTGGCCGCAACAACCCCTGCAgcgctccaggctggggacagagtggctggacagcaggcaggcagaaagggacctggggcactgatggacagcaggctgggcatgagccaTCAGTgagcccaggtggccaaggaggccaatggcacctggcctggatcaggaacagtgtggctAGCAggtccagggcagggattcttcccctgtgcttgGCACTGGTTGAGCTTCatctcgagtgctgtgtccagctctgagCCCCCAATTTAGGATGGACATGGATGgactggagcatgtccagagaagggcaacaaggctgctGAGGGGTTCTGGAGCACACATcttgtgaggagtggctgagggagctggggttgtttattctggagaagaggaggctcaagggagacctcatcactctctacaactccctgagaggagggtgcagccaggtgggggtcaggctctttcccagggaacaggcacaggacaagaggacacagccttaagctgcaccaggggatgTTTAGACGGAACATGAGGAAatattcttcacagaaaggatgattgggcattggaatgggctgcccagggagctgggtgagtcaccatccctggaagtgtttaaggaaagTCTGGAcgtggcactgagtgccatggtctgggtgacaaggtggtgttgggtcacaggttggacttgatgctctccaaagccttttccagcctggttGATTCTCTGATGATTGTGACCCTGCAGGGCCCTGGGGAAGCAAGGGGCCACGGTGACACTGCGGGGCCTGGTGGAACTCAGAGGACCACAGTGACACTGTGTCCTACATGGCACCACAGAGCCAATGAGCCATTGGGATGCCGTGGGGCTACATGGAAACAAGGAGTCCATGGTGACAGTCGGGGTCCTCGTGGAACCACAGGGGccactgtgacactgctgggccTTGTGGAACCAAGGGGCCACTGCGGAACCAAGGAGACCCTGGTGAGACCCTGGGCCCCAATGGGATCAAGGGGCCACTGTTCCATTGCAGGGACTCCTGGAACTAAGGGAACAACTGTGACATTGTAATGCCCCATGGAACCAAGTGTGACACTGCAGGATCTTGTGTAACCAGGGCTCCACTGTGGCACTGCACCACCCAAGGGAATCCTTGTGGCACTCAGAGGCTTCATGGAACCAGGAGGcccctgtgacactgcagggcctggTGGAACCATGCAGAGCATTGTGACAGAGCAAGACCTAGTGTCATGATGGGCCCACAAGGACACTGCAGGGCCCCATGGAAGCAAGGGGCAAGTGTTGCACCTCAGGGACTCATGGAATGAAGGAAACATGTTTGATATTATGGTGCCCCATGGGACCAAGAGGCCATGGTGACACTTTGGAACCAAGGAGAGCATTGCTGCACTGTGAGACCTCATGGAACCAAGGATTCACTATGACACAGCAGGGTCTTGGGAGACCAAGGTGccattgtgacactgcagggcgCAAGTATGGAAGGGACTTTGTGACACCAAGGGGTCCCATGGAACCAAAGGGACACTGTGACCCTGGGAGgcctcatggaatcatggagaccattgtgacactctaGGGCCCCATGGAACCGTGGTGACACCGAGTTGGCTgggagtgttgatgtgctgcagggtaggagggctctgcacagggacctggacaggctggatccaggggccaaacccaacaaggtgaggtttaacaagttcaagtgctgggtcctgcactttggccacaacaacccctgcagcgctccaggctggggacagagtggctggacagcaggcaggcagaaagggacctggggcactgatggacagcaggctgggcatgagcgatcagtgtgcccaggtggccaaggaggccaatggcacctggcctggatcaggaacagtgtggccagcaggaccagggcagggattcttcccctgtgcttgGCACTGTTTGGGCAGCACCTCAAGTACTGTGTCCTGTTCTGGGCCCCCCAATTTAAGAAGGAAATGGAAGGGCTGGAGTATGTCCAGAGAAAGGCTGctgaaggctctggagcagttgttctgtgaggagtggctgaaaGAGCTGGAgttgttcatcctggagaagtggaggctcaggggagacaaGGTGGTGTCAGGGCAcaagttggacttgatgatctccaaggtcttttccaacactgctgattctgtaattctctgAAACCACCCTTGGAGCAGGTGCAGGATGAGCCCTGGGCCTCCTCTTCGCAACTTCCAGCAGCCCAGGtccctcagcttctccacacgggccccaaaacccatcctgtcagtcctgcagagcctttccagctcctcctcattgCCCAGAACAGGGAGCCCCACAGCCAGACACAgcagcccagatgtgcccccctggcctctgctgcctctggcaAGGGAGCAGCACGAGGcactgcaggaccctgcagacAATTCCTGAAGCACCTGTAGGATGATCCTGCTCCCCGAGGGACCTTCTCATGGTGCCAGCTCAGGAACTGAAATGGGGAGTGGGGCCAGAGAGGAAAGGGCAAACAGGGATGGGCTGTTTGCAGGCGAGGGAACAGGGTTGGGTAATAGGAAGAAATCTGGAGCAGGAAGAGTAAAGAAAGCAAAGGTGAAGCAAAGGAAATGCTCAGGGCGGTCTGGGGGTGGctgccaggcagccctggctctgagcaacaacatctgcagtggcacaggaaaCTCACAGCTCATGAGTACAAACTTTCTGTGTGACTTCAGAGGCCATGACAAACCTGAGTGTTTTCCCTCCCATCgcccagcccttcctggcccCAGGGGCTGATGGCATTTGTGCTCCTTCAGGttcatctccccacagcagcaccatgggggtGCTGAtgcctgctctgggcagtgcaaacaggggctcctgagccagtgctgccgTGTCTGTGCTTGCAAGGATGCGGCACCTCTgtgagctgggggagaggccagggctgcacagggatGATGTTGTTGGCAGCTCCGTGAGGATTCTCTGGGACCCTGGGGTGTCCAGAGCAGTGGGGATggatcagcccctgctctgctgctccttcctgtctcccccagggaccttgcagagccccagccatgctgtttgcccccagcctgcccacgaccactgtcgccctgaaaactcagcttctgagcttgctaacatagttttctacaGACTTtgccaggacagtaactgtaaacatagatatgtgtacattctttctgttacacgtcttgtgataaacatctctcatggccagtgctgtgggaaagtgttatcctgaccacccaatccctggctgtggtcaggagcctataaatcctggagggaaaaataaacctctctcttctcttcaccacacctcgacctgtgtccgtgtgatctattcacAACAaccaccctggggctgctcacaggggttttctgtgctgagctttggcCTGGGCGTGTTCCTGAGAGAGCTTGGACAAggagcctggagcccccaggccctgccctgaggtgtcagcgctgccccagcagtgcccatggcctgtccctgctgcagccccggcactgccacccccagggctgtgcccggccccgagagcactcaggccctgcagcaacaccagggccaggagggcagtggggcagtga is a genomic window containing:
- the LOC131590991 gene encoding serine/threonine-protein kinase pim-1-like, whose product is MPPARPWPRPRPRRRRRPRASRLSLALARLRPSWRWRFWAGLSAWGWGGKAQEALQQRYRIGSLLGRGGFGRVFSATRLSDGAPVAIKKVPRNRIRDWGELPDGTSAPLEIVLLDKVSTGFSGVVQMLEWFELPKHIVMVLERPERCEDLQRFIRARIFLSEEEARELFRQVLEAVRHCTSCGVLHRDIKPENILVDLDTGEAKLIDFGCGTYLQDTA